In one window of Photorhabdus laumondii subsp. laumondii DNA:
- a CDS encoding formyltransferase family protein, translating into MPGEFTSSTQEKKNSTDNTLTDNTLKVEKCKIVNHSTRKARSCVVIGGTTLAIRCTQQLQAAGYIIVAIFPTESLFFEWATSQNIHCVEALEDLLTLSKTESICWLFSIVNPVILPTLLINQFSQGAFNYHDAPLPRYAGSHATSWAILAGESQYAITWHLIGSMVDSGDIVVQRHIDLKNTDTALSLNLKCYQAAAEGFTELLNNLENGDIPRRQQDPDNRNFFSRRRRPDAAGCLLWNKKAQELSSLVRSLTFGVYYPNPLTLPKVLLRDRLVSISTLQVMYTRSDHKPGTLLGISEDHWLMTTSSEDIRISFVNSRGNPINALTLANQCKLDIGDQLPTIERSDIKTLTDIHEQLTEQELFWQKRLERFSTLMLPFKLRATIDKIPDWHVSEWKTVLNHSSFISTELVQHIICAWFIYLAHTSNDTQFQVGWAQAGDAVHSSKWSSFFAMIVPMEVHINLQQRLTEILNSISSEQQLLEQHRVYPRDMVSRQPVLRTINLLHNNRPWPIGISVISGYSKDLTNKNAIQEHAIVGEIMTLQIDQNKGNFRFIYNSKLVAVNNIEHVASDLALLSNVIADTKNLNMTANELPIYAFSR; encoded by the coding sequence ATGCCCGGCGAATTCACATCTTCAACGCAAGAGAAAAAAAATAGCACTGATAACACACTAACCGATAACACACTAAAAGTTGAAAAGTGCAAAATTGTAAACCACTCCACTAGAAAAGCTCGATCTTGTGTCGTCATCGGTGGTACAACACTTGCGATACGTTGTACCCAACAACTTCAAGCGGCCGGATACATAATTGTGGCTATTTTTCCCACGGAATCTCTGTTTTTCGAATGGGCAACTTCTCAAAATATACACTGTGTTGAAGCACTAGAAGATCTCTTGACGCTCTCCAAAACTGAGTCAATATGCTGGCTTTTTTCCATAGTCAATCCAGTTATTCTCCCTACTCTATTAATCAATCAGTTCTCTCAAGGTGCTTTCAACTACCACGACGCCCCTCTACCACGCTATGCCGGCAGCCATGCCACTTCTTGGGCTATCCTTGCCGGTGAGTCTCAGTATGCTATTACCTGGCATTTAATCGGATCTATGGTCGATAGCGGCGATATTGTTGTGCAACGTCATATTGATCTTAAAAATACCGACACCGCACTTTCACTGAATCTTAAATGTTATCAGGCTGCTGCCGAAGGATTTACCGAACTATTAAACAACCTAGAGAACGGTGATATACCCCGCCGACAACAAGATCCTGATAACCGCAATTTTTTCTCAAGACGTCGCCGGCCAGACGCTGCTGGCTGTCTATTGTGGAATAAAAAAGCTCAGGAATTGTCATCTTTGGTCAGATCTTTAACTTTCGGAGTTTACTATCCTAATCCACTCACATTACCTAAAGTTCTGCTGAGAGATCGCCTGGTATCGATAAGCACACTACAAGTGATGTATACACGTTCCGATCATAAACCAGGTACATTGTTGGGTATTAGCGAGGACCATTGGCTAATGACTACAAGTAGTGAAGATATACGTATTTCGTTTGTTAATAGCCGTGGCAACCCAATAAATGCACTCACCTTAGCCAATCAATGCAAACTTGACATTGGTGATCAACTCCCCACAATTGAAAGATCAGATATTAAGACGTTAACAGATATACATGAACAACTTACCGAACAAGAGCTATTTTGGCAAAAAAGACTAGAGCGTTTTTCAACACTAATGCTGCCTTTTAAATTGCGGGCAACGATAGATAAAATACCGGATTGGCATGTGTCTGAATGGAAAACAGTACTCAATCATAGTTCTTTTATTTCAACTGAGCTCGTTCAACATATTATATGCGCTTGGTTTATCTATTTGGCTCACACATCAAATGATACTCAATTTCAAGTCGGATGGGCGCAAGCAGGAGATGCTGTTCATTCTTCAAAATGGTCCTCCTTTTTCGCCATGATCGTCCCAATGGAGGTCCATATCAATTTACAACAACGTCTTACAGAGATTTTAAATTCAATATCGTCTGAACAGCAATTGCTTGAACAACATAGAGTTTATCCCCGCGATATGGTCTCCAGACAGCCAGTATTACGCACAATCAATCTATTACATAACAACCGTCCGTGGCCGATTGGTATTTCTGTCATCTCTGGTTACAGTAAAGATCTAACGAACAAAAATGCCATACAGGAACATGCAATTGTCGGAGAAATAATGACATTACAGATTGATCAAAATAAAGGAAATTTCCGCTTCATATATAACAGCAAATTAGTTGCAGTAAATAATATTGAACATGTGGCATCTGATCTGGCGCTATTGTCGAATGTCATTGCAGACACGAAAAATTTAAATATGACTGCAAATGAACTTCCAATATACGCATTTTCACGGTGA
- a CDS encoding helix-turn-helix domain-containing protein — protein MSESVVNDIVRWLETQLQRNEGIKIATIADRSGYSKWHLQRVFKEVKGYTLGEYVRKRRLHEAARSLCEENLPILDIALQYGFSSQATFTRIFKKHFDTTPARFRENGNLPELKYFLGHKQ, from the coding sequence ATGTCAGAAAGTGTAGTAAATGATATTGTCAGATGGCTCGAAACTCAGCTTCAACGTAACGAAGGTATAAAAATAGCGACCATTGCTGACAGAAGCGGTTATTCAAAGTGGCATCTACAAAGAGTGTTTAAAGAAGTGAAAGGCTATACCTTGGGTGAATATGTTCGTAAGCGGCGTTTACACGAAGCAGCAAGATCTCTGTGTGAAGAAAACCTACCAATCCTTGATATCGCCTTACAGTATGGTTTCAGTTCTCAGGCAACATTTACCCGGATCTTCAAAAAACACTTTGATACCACGCCTGCTAGATTTAGAGAAAATGGTAATCTACCTGAATTAAAGTACTTCTTAGGGCATAAGCAATAA
- a CDS encoding heme ABC transporter ATP-binding protein — MNAIKNNISLQAQNLSYSIGNQKIIDNVSLSVNKGEIVAIIGPNGAGKSTLLRLLTGYIKPEHGQCDLHGTPIEQWPAEQLARTRAVMRQHSSLSFPFSVEEVVAMGRSPHGIHHKQTAIDTVIEQTDCQALRHRDYRQLSGGEQQRVQLARVLAQLWHPTPIECCLFLDEPTSALDLYHQQHTLRLLYRLTREQPMAMCCVLHDLNLAALYADKIFLLHKGKLVAAGTPEEVLNDHTLRKWYQADLGITRHPETQQPQIYLRQ, encoded by the coding sequence ATGAATGCCATAAAAAATAATATTTCTCTGCAAGCGCAGAATTTAAGCTATTCAATTGGCAACCAGAAAATTATTGATAATGTTTCGCTCTCGGTAAATAAAGGTGAGATTGTCGCCATTATTGGGCCAAATGGCGCGGGGAAATCCACATTATTGCGGCTATTAACGGGATATATAAAACCTGAGCATGGGCAATGTGATTTACACGGCACACCTATTGAGCAATGGCCTGCTGAACAATTAGCCCGCACTCGTGCCGTCATGCGTCAACATAGCTCACTCTCCTTCCCTTTCAGTGTGGAAGAAGTGGTCGCTATGGGGCGCTCTCCTCATGGTATTCATCATAAACAAACAGCAATTGATACCGTTATTGAACAAACGGATTGCCAAGCGTTACGTCACCGCGACTACCGGCAACTCTCCGGTGGTGAGCAGCAAAGAGTACAACTCGCTCGTGTCCTTGCCCAACTTTGGCATCCAACACCAATAGAATGCTGTTTGTTTCTTGACGAACCCACATCAGCCTTGGATCTCTATCATCAGCAACACACTTTGCGTCTGCTTTACCGACTGACACGGGAGCAACCTATGGCTATGTGTTGCGTTCTACATGATTTAAATCTTGCTGCTCTCTATGCAGATAAAATCTTTCTATTACATAAAGGGAAGTTAGTCGCTGCGGGTACACCAGAAGAAGTACTGAATGATCATACTCTGAGAAAATGGTATCAAGCAGATCTTGGCATTACCCGCCATCCTGAGACTCAACAGCCTCAGATTTATTTGAGGCAGTAA
- a CDS encoding amino acid adenylation domain-containing protein, giving the protein MQSTLPIIKWRNILKTGQYRKYDISSAQPANENWITLNNIKLPASFQRKECLPGLLFSHVRSTPWATAVIHGEEQLSYLEMAIGSVHLACYLQNLGCLAGDCVGIFVEPSIEQMIGVWGTLFAGGAYLPLSHDYPEERLRYMIHDSNLKMIFTQEKLKEKLVRLVAENIHIVTLEDVEKSFESSAITNNTLHDYLSPDNLAYVIYTSGSTGKPKGVMIEHRSIVNQMCWLNEKCDLNIEKTIIQKTPISFDAAQWEILSVSCGSRVVISSSGTHRNIPQLIDLIIRHNVTTLQCVPTLLQALIDNHQFRECHTLRQIFIGAESLSRKLATQCIHTLPNCLLINMYGPAECTINASVFLVNHYPISDEVNSVPIGKPVSNTEFFILDHHYQLASEYEIGEIYIAGTQVARGYLNRQDLTEKHFLEIAIPPNTQKIRLYRTGDLAYWDKEGNAHFAGRKDNQIKVRGMRVELEEIKNAIEVIDQVKHAAILAEKDPQHRSTRLTACIELADETIRQQAKYDITSILRSELSKTLPDYMLPDRFLFLDTMPLTSSGKIDFDTLQVLVSTVSHSPQVLPSTSTETQIVKIWEEVLTRESISTEDDFFALGGNSLIAVHLIQRLNEEFALSLPLHTLFEAATVKQLAKIVEGEVTRLSSRLACLQEKDAGLPVFCWPGLGGYPMNLHLLATQICTDRSFYGIQAYGINEGEVPYSTIAEMVIQDITEIKKLQPTGPYTLWGYSFGSVLAFEAAYQLERAGEHVEKVVLIAPGLSKIKYHVNSTGTENGSTYQNNELISLLFSVFAGTSHSSALNECLANVIDEQSFVSFVHKHYPTLAPTLIVRIARIVIQTYGQKYSATELQERIIKAPITVFNARDDAVSFIEEATPYLKHPPENINLNVDHFEVLKESGVNELARFLS; this is encoded by the coding sequence ATGCAATCAACTCTCCCAATAATAAAATGGCGCAATATATTAAAAACAGGACAGTATCGAAAATACGATATCTCCAGCGCTCAACCGGCAAATGAAAATTGGATAACGTTAAACAACATTAAGTTACCAGCGAGTTTTCAACGAAAAGAGTGCCTACCGGGATTACTCTTTTCACACGTCAGATCAACTCCCTGGGCTACAGCAGTCATTCACGGTGAAGAGCAACTCAGTTATTTGGAAATGGCAATTGGCAGTGTACATCTGGCCTGCTATCTGCAAAACCTGGGATGTTTAGCGGGTGATTGCGTCGGTATATTTGTTGAACCGTCGATTGAGCAGATGATCGGAGTTTGGGGAACTCTTTTTGCCGGTGGTGCATATCTGCCATTGTCTCATGATTATCCAGAGGAACGACTTCGTTACATGATCCACGATAGCAATCTGAAAATGATATTTACCCAAGAAAAATTAAAGGAAAAATTGGTCAGGTTGGTTGCAGAAAATATCCATATCGTGACTCTTGAAGACGTAGAGAAATCATTTGAATCCAGTGCCATTACCAACAACACCCTCCATGACTACCTTAGCCCAGATAACTTGGCTTATGTCATTTATACCTCTGGAAGTACAGGGAAACCGAAAGGTGTAATGATTGAGCACCGCAGTATCGTTAACCAAATGTGTTGGTTAAATGAAAAATGCGATTTAAATATTGAAAAAACAATTATTCAGAAAACGCCCATCAGCTTTGATGCTGCTCAATGGGAAATATTATCAGTCAGTTGTGGTAGTCGGGTTGTTATTAGCTCATCTGGAACACACAGGAATATTCCCCAACTCATTGACCTGATTATTCGCCACAATGTGACCACGTTACAGTGTGTTCCCACGCTATTACAAGCACTGATCGATAATCATCAATTCCGGGAATGCCACACCCTTCGGCAAATATTCATCGGAGCAGAGAGCCTATCAAGAAAACTCGCCACTCAATGTATCCATACACTACCAAACTGTCTACTGATTAATATGTATGGCCCGGCGGAATGTACAATTAATGCTTCAGTTTTCCTTGTTAATCACTACCCAATATCTGACGAAGTTAATTCAGTCCCTATTGGTAAGCCGGTATCCAATACGGAATTTTTTATTCTCGATCACCACTATCAGCTCGCCTCAGAATATGAAATTGGAGAGATTTATATTGCGGGCACTCAAGTCGCAAGAGGATATCTGAATCGTCAGGATCTCACAGAAAAGCACTTTCTTGAAATTGCAATACCACCAAATACGCAAAAAATCCGGCTTTATAGAACCGGAGACCTGGCTTATTGGGATAAAGAGGGTAATGCCCACTTTGCTGGTCGGAAAGATAATCAAATTAAAGTGAGAGGGATGCGGGTCGAATTAGAAGAAATAAAAAATGCAATAGAGGTTATCGATCAAGTGAAACACGCTGCAATTTTGGCAGAAAAAGACCCTCAACACCGTTCGACACGATTAACCGCCTGTATTGAATTAGCCGATGAAACAATACGCCAGCAAGCAAAGTATGACATTACTTCAATTCTGCGGAGTGAACTTAGCAAAACATTACCGGACTATATGTTACCTGACAGATTTTTGTTCCTGGATACCATGCCGCTAACTTCCAGTGGAAAAATCGATTTCGACACATTACAAGTACTGGTCAGCACAGTATCACACAGTCCACAGGTACTCCCAAGCACCTCGACAGAAACACAGATCGTAAAGATATGGGAAGAAGTGCTAACGCGAGAAAGCATATCTACCGAAGATGACTTCTTTGCTTTAGGTGGCAATTCTCTGATAGCCGTCCATCTGATACAACGTTTAAATGAAGAATTTGCGTTATCGCTACCTCTCCATACTCTATTTGAGGCCGCAACGGTTAAACAATTGGCAAAAATCGTTGAAGGTGAAGTAACCAGATTATCTTCACGATTGGCCTGTTTACAGGAAAAAGATGCTGGATTACCTGTCTTTTGCTGGCCAGGATTGGGTGGATACCCAATGAATTTACACCTGCTGGCTACACAGATCTGCACTGATCGATCATTTTATGGCATCCAAGCTTACGGAATTAATGAAGGAGAGGTTCCATACTCCACCATAGCCGAAATGGTGATTCAAGACATAACAGAAATCAAAAAATTACAACCTACTGGCCCATACACGCTATGGGGATATTCTTTTGGCTCTGTATTGGCTTTCGAAGCGGCTTACCAATTAGAACGAGCCGGAGAACATGTCGAAAAGGTGGTTCTAATCGCTCCAGGGCTCTCGAAGATAAAATATCACGTTAATTCCACGGGAACAGAAAACGGGTCTACTTACCAAAACAATGAGTTGATATCACTATTATTCTCTGTATTTGCGGGCACTTCTCACAGTTCAGCGTTGAATGAATGCCTGGCTAACGTTATCGATGAGCAAAGCTTTGTCTCTTTTGTTCATAAGCACTACCCAACTCTGGCCCCTACGTTAATTGTTCGAATTGCCAGGATAGTTATTCAAACCTACGGACAGAAATATTCAGCAACAGAACTGCAAGAACGAATAATCAAGGCGCCAATTACGGTGTTTAATGCACGTGACGATGCCGTTTCTTTTATCGAAGAAGCAACACCCTACCTAAAACATCCCCCAGAAAATATCAATCTTAACGTTGATCATTTCGAGGTACTTAAGGAATCAGGTGTTAACGAATTAGCTCGATTCTTGAGTTGA
- a CDS encoding LysR family transcriptional regulator, which translates to MDSLGSLNVFVRAADARSFTVAGQQLGISSSAVSKAIVRLEERLGIRLFHRSTRTVTLTLEGTLFFERCKRILDEVEAAETELSQMQKMPSGKLKISLPSVGMLFMPKFAAFTRLYPEIKLDISCSDRIVDVIEEGFDAVLRTGDPRDSRLMSRMLGSYRQVIVGSPAYFAAAGFPEEPEDLVSHPCLLYRFPTNGKLNVWPLNRDGKKIELNLPCNMVTDSLEPQVCFAEHGLGIACVPNIAVYRQLKEGSLVTILDKYNESSTIFRILWPSSRHLSPKVRVFVDFMAENLLPS; encoded by the coding sequence ATGGATAGTTTGGGATCATTGAACGTGTTCGTTCGGGCTGCGGATGCCCGTAGCTTCACAGTTGCAGGTCAACAACTTGGCATCTCTTCGTCGGCGGTTAGTAAGGCTATTGTTCGGTTAGAAGAGCGTCTGGGAATACGCCTTTTCCATCGATCTACGCGAACCGTCACATTAACGCTTGAAGGGACATTATTCTTTGAGCGGTGCAAGCGAATCCTTGATGAGGTTGAGGCTGCTGAAACTGAACTATCCCAGATGCAGAAAATGCCAAGTGGAAAGCTAAAAATTAGCCTACCGTCAGTTGGTATGCTGTTTATGCCGAAATTTGCTGCTTTTACTCGCCTTTATCCAGAGATTAAACTTGATATAAGTTGTTCCGATCGAATAGTGGATGTTATTGAAGAGGGATTTGATGCTGTACTCCGAACCGGTGATCCACGTGATTCTAGATTAATGTCTAGGATGCTTGGTTCTTACCGCCAGGTTATTGTCGGCTCTCCTGCCTATTTTGCGGCCGCAGGTTTTCCAGAAGAGCCCGAAGATCTTGTTAGCCATCCGTGCTTATTATATCGCTTTCCAACAAATGGGAAATTAAACGTATGGCCTTTGAATCGTGATGGTAAGAAAATTGAGCTTAACTTACCGTGTAATATGGTAACGGATAGTTTAGAACCGCAAGTCTGTTTTGCCGAGCATGGTCTTGGGATAGCTTGTGTGCCGAATATCGCTGTTTACCGACAGTTGAAAGAAGGTTCTTTGGTCACTATTTTGGATAAATATAACGAAAGTTCCACAATTTTTCGTATACTTTGGCCATCAAGCCGTCATTTATCCCCTAAGGTCAGGGTATTTGTAGATTTTATGGCGGAGAACCTCTTACCTTCTTAA
- a CDS encoding TolC family protein produces MISQVFQRAIGIIIALIIVASVKPALAEPLNPSQATMPATDTISLNQKTIGLTLSDAIYLGLRNNRSIRSAYLDRIAQKFDLRVAEDRFTPKLLINSRYIAARNQSDRYRQSEITPTSTLLGEYGTRFSLSWTNRTTWADNAGRSRNDGVSFSVIQPLLRGAGKDVATAPVRLAQLMEQTNRLNLKATVSQTITQVIMAYRGLLRAQEQLQIARDALERSRQLLEVNKAMISAGRMAAFEIVQTEADVAMQELAAEEAANQLDTSRLELLRLLALDLQTQVKATDRLEAKRVDINLLQAQHLAQEQQPSYLTQLITAEQAAINLTVARNERLWDVSLVGGASQVRDRTGSNRSRNWENYAGVQVEIPIGDLSQRQAEVRARVDVQNQDIRLAEAKQSLERNVGNAVRDIGTRWRQYEIAQRARDLSLRKLEIEREKLTVGRSSNFQVLSFETDLRNAENVRLNALITYLNAQAELDETLGTTLGSWDIALND; encoded by the coding sequence ATGATTAGCCAAGTTTTTCAACGTGCTATTGGCATCATCATTGCCTTGATAATAGTTGCATCTGTCAAACCAGCGTTAGCGGAGCCGTTGAATCCATCACAGGCAACCATGCCTGCAACGGATACAATTTCGCTTAATCAGAAAACTATTGGTCTGACACTCAGCGATGCAATCTATTTAGGGTTACGAAATAATCGTTCGATTCGCAGTGCTTATCTGGATCGAATTGCACAGAAATTCGATTTACGCGTTGCTGAAGATCGTTTTACGCCAAAATTACTGATTAATAGCCGTTATATTGCTGCTCGTAATCAAAGCGATCGCTATCGCCAGAGCGAGATTACACCCACATCTACGCTGCTTGGAGAATATGGTACTCGATTCAGTCTATCTTGGACGAATCGGACGACATGGGCAGACAATGCAGGTCGTAGCCGTAATGATGGTGTTTCATTCTCAGTTATTCAGCCTTTGTTGCGTGGTGCCGGCAAAGATGTGGCCACAGCACCTGTACGTCTTGCTCAATTGATGGAGCAAACAAATCGTTTGAACCTAAAAGCGACGGTATCCCAGACTATCACGCAAGTTATTATGGCTTATCGTGGATTGTTGCGTGCTCAAGAACAATTACAAATCGCACGTGATGCTCTTGAACGTTCGCGTCAACTGCTGGAGGTTAACAAGGCTATGATTTCCGCAGGCAGAATGGCAGCTTTTGAGATTGTCCAGACGGAGGCTGATGTTGCAATGCAGGAGCTGGCTGCGGAGGAAGCGGCTAATCAATTGGATACCAGTCGTTTAGAATTGCTGCGATTGCTCGCCTTAGACTTACAAACTCAGGTAAAGGCTACTGACAGATTGGAAGCTAAGCGCGTAGATATTAACCTGCTCCAAGCGCAACATTTGGCACAAGAGCAACAGCCATCGTATCTCACTCAATTGATTACGGCGGAGCAGGCTGCAATTAACCTGACCGTTGCCCGTAACGAACGTTTATGGGATGTCTCTTTAGTGGGTGGTGCTAGTCAGGTACGTGATCGAACAGGATCAAACCGTTCTCGTAATTGGGAAAATTACGCCGGTGTTCAGGTAGAGATACCCATTGGCGATTTGAGTCAGCGCCAGGCGGAAGTGCGGGCGCGGGTTGATGTTCAGAACCAGGACATTCGTCTTGCTGAGGCGAAACAGTCACTAGAACGTAATGTGGGTAATGCGGTACGCGATATTGGTACGCGTTGGCGTCAATATGAGATCGCCCAGCGTGCCAGGGATCTATCTCTGCGCAAGCTGGAGATTGAACGTGAAAAATTGACGGTGGGCCGCTCCAGTAACTTTCAAGTCTTGAGTTTTGAAACCGATTTGCGTAATGCAGAGAATGTTCGTCTCAATGCGTTGATCACTTACTTAAATGCACAAGCGGAGTTGGACGAAACGTTGGGTACTACGTTAGGGAGTTGGGATATTGCACTTAATGACTAA
- a CDS encoding HlyD family secretion protein: protein MTKIRGLARFRYKTRWLVTLAVALVIGATIAYVLFSSSIDTSSPQRWVHVEPQRLENRLGLVGRIQAATSLTIAAPFDGVIAEVMVTEGQRVKRGQPLLSLDTTQLDIQLRQALTELLKAQKTVQDLVGWENSQDVARVRRALTNAQLSLSDTERKLTDTRALFERGIVPRMEVDILEQQVRVQQLDLAAAKAELSVALDKGTGENRQIADMELANAQSRYQALQIQQAQRELVSPFDGIVIRPQVPESDKGVFIQKGTRVTQGTPLLGVINLEQIQAVARIEEADLYQVYEGMPVEITGDGFAGLSLRGQIKTIGVQGSSKEMQGAGVTYDLLVAIDPLTPEQRQRIRLSMSAKLAIVTYRNERGLALPAEALHTGPDGRTFVTYRRELNAQTQQIVVTPGHAVLQGVEVIGLEAGYVEVPARK from the coding sequence ATGACTAAGATCAGGGGACTTGCCCGTTTCAGATATAAGACTCGTTGGCTCGTGACACTTGCTGTTGCATTAGTCATTGGGGCTACCATTGCTTATGTTTTGTTTTCTTCTTCAATTGATACATCATCACCGCAACGGTGGGTGCATGTTGAACCTCAACGACTCGAAAATCGTCTTGGGTTAGTTGGCCGTATTCAGGCGGCAACCAGTTTGACGATTGCCGCGCCATTTGATGGTGTTATTGCTGAAGTGATGGTAACTGAAGGCCAGCGCGTTAAGCGTGGGCAACCCCTGTTGAGCCTTGATACGACACAATTGGACATTCAGTTGCGGCAGGCGCTCACGGAACTGTTGAAAGCCCAAAAAACCGTACAAGATTTGGTGGGGTGGGAGAACAGTCAGGATGTCGCTAGGGTACGTAGAGCTTTAACGAATGCTCAGTTAAGTTTGAGCGATACCGAACGTAAGCTAACCGATACCCGGGCTTTGTTCGAGCGTGGCATTGTTCCCCGTATGGAGGTTGATATACTGGAGCAGCAGGTCAGAGTTCAACAGCTCGATCTTGCCGCCGCTAAGGCGGAACTGAGTGTTGCTCTCGATAAAGGCACAGGGGAGAATCGCCAGATTGCTGATATGGAATTAGCTAATGCTCAATCGCGTTATCAGGCGCTTCAGATCCAGCAAGCCCAACGTGAATTGGTTTCTCCTTTTGATGGCATTGTTATTCGCCCTCAGGTACCGGAATCAGATAAGGGGGTATTTATTCAAAAGGGGACACGTGTCACTCAGGGAACACCTCTGTTAGGGGTAATCAATTTGGAGCAAATCCAGGCGGTAGCGCGTATTGAAGAGGCTGACCTTTATCAGGTGTATGAAGGAATGCCGGTTGAGATAACCGGGGATGGTTTTGCCGGGCTATCTCTACGGGGGCAAATTAAGACAATTGGTGTACAAGGGAGTTCAAAGGAGATGCAGGGAGCGGGTGTAACCTATGATCTATTAGTGGCAATTGATCCTCTTACTCCCGAACAGCGGCAGCGTATCCGGCTGAGTATGAGTGCGAAACTGGCTATTGTCACCTATCGCAATGAACGTGGATTGGCCTTGCCAGCCGAGGCATTACATACCGGCCCTGATGGACGAACTTTCGTCACTTATCGCCGTGAATTAAACGCACAAACCCAGCAGATTGTCGTGACACCGGGGCATGCCGTTCTTCAAGGTGTGGAGGTGATCGGGTTGGAGGCAGGCTATGTTGAAGTTCCTGCGCGGAAATAA
- a CDS encoding MFS transporter, with the protein MIKEKTATHAGSTNFPFVALLALAMTGFLALLTETFPAGILSQISDSLAVSEALAGQFVTLYAIGSLVAAIPLTTATQGWRRRRLLLMALTGLLVFNTLTALTSNYIVALAARLLSGMAGGLIWGMLVGYARRMVPDHLKGRALAVAGVGAPLALSLGVPLGTFIGGIVGWRTTFGLMSILTLVVIAWVMLKVPDYPGRTAEKRIPIKKVIMIPGVRPVLSVLVCWVLAHSILYTYVLPFVTQAGLATRIDLVLLAFGVASLLGIWMTGLLIDKMLRSLVLISLALFTFASLILGVIGTLPVFVFLAVILWGLTFGGAAALLQTALAESAGEGADVAQSILVTLWNLAIAAGGIIGGILLETLGASSFPWTLLVLLVLALLIVWNSGNYGFPHKGIKGK; encoded by the coding sequence ATGATTAAAGAAAAAACTGCCACTCATGCGGGCAGTACCAATTTTCCTTTCGTTGCTCTACTCGCGTTAGCAATGACGGGATTCCTTGCACTGCTCACAGAGACATTCCCGGCGGGCATTCTATCCCAAATAAGTGACAGCTTGGCCGTTTCTGAAGCATTAGCTGGTCAATTCGTTACACTCTACGCAATTGGCTCACTTGTCGCTGCGATTCCACTGACGACAGCAACACAAGGTTGGCGCCGTCGCCGATTACTCTTGATGGCACTTACGGGTTTGTTAGTCTTTAATACGCTCACCGCGTTAACGTCTAACTATATAGTGGCACTTGCGGCCAGACTTCTTTCAGGCATGGCAGGCGGCTTAATCTGGGGAATGTTGGTTGGCTATGCCCGACGGATGGTACCCGATCATTTAAAAGGACGTGCATTGGCTGTAGCCGGTGTCGGGGCACCACTGGCACTCTCTCTTGGCGTGCCATTAGGAACATTCATTGGTGGAATTGTTGGCTGGCGTACAACTTTTGGTTTGATGTCTATTCTAACATTGGTCGTTATCGCATGGGTCATGTTGAAAGTCCCTGACTACCCAGGACGGACTGCCGAAAAACGTATACCGATCAAAAAAGTTATCATGATCCCTGGAGTACGACCGGTATTAAGCGTTCTTGTTTGTTGGGTACTGGCTCACAGTATTCTTTATACCTATGTATTGCCTTTTGTGACACAGGCGGGGCTTGCTACCAGGATTGATCTTGTGTTGTTAGCCTTTGGTGTGGCGTCGTTGCTTGGAATATGGATGACAGGGCTGTTAATTGACAAGATGTTACGTTCGTTGGTACTGATAAGTCTTGCCCTATTTACATTCGCCTCTCTCATACTTGGTGTTATCGGTACTCTTCCTGTCTTTGTTTTTCTTGCCGTGATCTTATGGGGGCTAACCTTCGGCGGTGCCGCTGCCCTACTTCAAACTGCATTGGCCGAATCTGCCGGGGAAGGTGCAGACGTTGCTCAGTCGATTCTTGTTACCTTATGGAATTTAGCCATTGCAGCCGGGGGCATTATTGGCGGGATATTACTTGAAACACTTGGTGCCAGCTCGTTCCCGTGGACCTTACTTGTTCTGTTAGTGCTAGCTTTGTTGATCGTCTGGAATTCAGGCAACTATGGCTTCCCTCATAAAGGAATCAAAGGTAAGTGA